The Nostoc sp. PCC 7524 nucleotide sequence GGTGGTAACAGGGCCAACGGTGATTGGTCCCCTACTTAAACAAATCAATGTAGACCGCCAAGTGGCAACGCTGTTAGAAGGGGAAGGAGTTTTAATCGATCCAGTGGGTGCTATTCTCGCTTTCGTAGTGCTGGATACCATCGTTAACGGTGATGCTGATCCCATCAATGCCATCATAGGTTTACTGATGCGCCTTGGTGTTGGTGGCGCGATTGGTGCGGTAGGCGGTTATTTGATGAGCCTGATTTTTAAACGTGCCACTTTTCTCTCATTTGAAGTGAAAAATTTGGTGGTTTTGGCAGTGCTATGGGGGTTGTTTACCCTAGCACAAATGATCCGCAGTGAATCAGGGGTGATGACTACCGTCGTTGCTGGGGCAGTATTTGCTAACTCCTCTGTACCAGAGGAACGTCTGTTGCGTAGCTTCAAAGGTCAACTGACGATTTTGAGTGTTTCCGTACTCTTTATTCTGCTAGCGGCTGACCTTTCCATCGCCAGTGTGTTGGCTTTGGGTTGGGGGAGTTTGTTCACGGTTTTGGTACTGATGTTTGTTGTGCGTCCAGTGAATATCCTGTTGTGTACTTGGAACAGTGATTTAAACTGGCGACAAAAGTTGTTTTTAAGCTGGGTTGCGCCGAGAGGGATTGTATCTGCTTCCGTTGCTTCTTTGTTTGCGATTTTGCTGACTCAGCACGGTATCAATGGTGGTGATGCAATCAAGGCTTTAGTATTCCTGACAATTATCATGACAGTAGTTTGTCAAGGACTAACGGCTGGCTGGGTGGCTGAATGCTTGCAAATCACTTCCCATGAAGCGACAGGGGCGGTAATTGTCGGTTGTAATCCTTTAAGTCTGTTAATTGCCCGATTTTTTCAAGAACGGGGCGAAAACGTCGTTCTCATCGATACTGAACCGGAATATCTCGCTCAAGCAGAAGCTCAAAATATCAGGGTAATTGCTAGTAGTGCTTTGGATGCTGAGGTGTTGGAGGAGGCGGGACTAGCCTCGATGGGTACTTTTGTGGCCATGACTAATAATGGTGAGGTGAATTTTGTCGTGGCGCAACGAGCCGCCGAGGAATTTAATCCGCCGCGTGTGTTAGCAGTGTTTCCCCGTGACCCCCAAGCGAATAATTCCGCTAATAATAAAGTTCAGCAAGCTTTTGTTGCCGATTTAGCCGTTAAAACTTGGAATGAGTATCTCAATAGTGGAAGGGTGAAGTTAGGGACAACTACACTCAATGAATCGGAATTTACTCAACAACAAGAACGTATTCAAGAAAAAATTCGGACTGGGGTATTAGTGCCGTTGTTGGTAGAACGGGAAGAACGGCTACAGATTACCCCAGCTAATCAAGAATGGGAAATAGGCGATCGCATTATCTACTTGTTGTATGACCCCAGACCAAATCTCCTCAAACGGTTATCTGGTGCTAGCCAGTCTACACCTCTGGCTTTAGAAAGGTTGCCAGAGTTGGAAGAATTACCATTAGCAAAATTGGCTCAACTTTCCGCCAGCGATGCGCCTGGAAGTTGAATTGTCTCATCTACTGGTTGTGTATACATTTGTCGTTCTTGCCACAGCAAAGCTGCCAAATGCACCACAGCCAATACAATGGCAACAACGGTAATTATATAGCTGTGCAGAGTGTAGAGATGTTGGACAGTAATACTACTAATGGCTCCACCACCTGTGAGGATATCTCGCAGTTGTGAACCGATGACAGGAATGGCTTCGATATTGCCTAGCTCAATGTTAAATCGCCAGTAGCCTTCTTGAGTCCAGTCGAGAATCATGGCTGTCCAATCTAAACCAATGGCGCTGAGGGTAAAGAAAATTCCACTTACCCAAGCTACTAGCCAACTGTTGCGAAATTGCCGCCCTAAGAACATCACTACAATTTGCACCAGAGCGATCGCAATCATGATATTACCTGCAAGATCATGCGCTCTATGGAATAACCAACCATAGGCAACTTCCGTATCAATCATTCTCAACGAGTTATAAGCCCCGCCTGCTGTCGGTTCGTAATAAAAAGACAACAAAATTCCTGTGGAGACATAAATCAGGCACAGGGAAAGAATCACAACCGCTAATATCGTGGCTATTCGCCGCAAAATCCTATCAAACTGGGTGGTTTGCATAGCTACACCCCTCCTGTTATTGGTTTGATTATGTATTTTCATTACAATATAACTAAGATTTATAAATATATCTATATTAATTTTGCGAAAAATATATTTTTAAATCAAATACTGTCCCCAAATTTTCAAAGGTTCTGGCGAACCATACCAAACTCCCGGACTTCTAGGGGAATGTCTCACACCTGCAATCACTAGATTTTCTGCCCCTGTTAAGTGAGCCGCCGCAATTGGTGTAATTCCATCGCCCCAGGTATTACCTTGTCCACAAGTTAATTGATAGCTGCTGTAGGCTAACCAACCACCGCGCCGCCGTTCCCCAAAAGTTGTTTTACCAGCGACACAAATGTAATTCACGCTGGGATAAAAGGCTCCGGGGTAATTATTATTGACAAAATCCAAATTCCGGCGTGTCCAGCGTTCTTGGCTGGTGTGAGGTGTCCCTAGGGTAACAAGAGTAGCTACTAGAGGATGAGCATTCCAGACACTCACAGCATAAGGTTGTTCTCCTAAGTAGATCCGGGAAATCCAACCGCCGGCTGAGTGACCAATCAAGTTAATTTGAGTAGCGTTATATTGTTGTAATGCTTGTTTAACAGTGCGATCAAGTTGCTGCAAAATCGGTGTAATCGGTCTACCGCCGATAGTAGGTATCCAGTCACGCCGTCTAAGCGGTACGGTGAACGTTGGGAAACCCAACTGTTTGAGAGATGTTTCAAGTTGATGGTAAGCGATCGCGCTTTCTAAATATCCCGGCACAATGATTGTAGGTAATGGCATTTTGGACAAGTTAATTCAAAATTTAAAATTCAAAATAGTCTACGACATCTCTACGAGAGGCTAACGCCAACGCGTAGCGTCTCGTAGAGAAGGCTTGCGCCTACAAAATTCAAAAATTAAAGGATTATTAGGGATTAGGAGAGAAATAGCCAAACTGGCAACATTTTCAGTGTAGGCAAGTATGGTAATATGACGCGACCTACAATTATCATGACAAAAGCCCAGCTTTTTCTCCCTCATGCCTACTCAACAAGAAATTTAAGCTCTACATTTCGACGGATGCGATCGCTCTGACTTGTCACTACCCTATGTTTAAGCTGGTAATGGTGCAAACCATAGAAAAGTCAACTTTCTCTATAAGTATTTTTGATAACTTTGTCAGCCAGTGCCACCGATAGAAGTGTGATGAAGCCCTAAAAAATTAAAGTCTTAAAAAAGAAAAAATCATCCTGTTTTGAGTGCCAACGTCGGCAGCTATTATTGTATAGGGGCGCATTTATTCCCATCAAGATTAAATTGCTTTGCTAGTCAACTGCAACCGAGCCGAGTGAACGATTAACAGCTATGTCTTACGTCTCCCTGTTAAAAAATATACCAGAATTATTAAGCCAGCCAACCGGAATAGCAGCAATAGCCTCTCTTGGCATTCACGGTGCTATTGCGTTGATTGTGCCATTGATGCCTGTAGATTCCAACCAACCAAAAGACTCATCCTCTCAAAAAAAAGTTGGTGTTTTAGAACTCAGCCAAGCGGATCAAAGTCGTTTGCCACAAAGTCCAGATACTAACCAGGTTGCGCTACAAGCACAATTACCTTTACTACAAAATCAATTTCCGCAACAACCGCCACTGAATAATCCTCCTGGATTGGATGCTCAAACGACTGTATTGCCTCCTTTACCGCCACCTGTAGCTCCACCGCTATCACTGCCACCAATTGCGACATTACCGCAAAATTATGGTGTAGCCCCCTTGCCCCAAAGTCAGCCTTTGCGGATATCTCCTAGACGAAATTTACGATTTGATGATTCTGGTTTCAATGCTGCTAACAATAAATTTACGCCTGTAACTCCTCCTAGTTTTGATAACCGGGAGACAGTACCAGCAACATCAAAACCTCTACCTGTAGATAAATTGCCAGAATTAAGTGCAGCTCAGATACCAAATGATTTGCCGGATAATCTCCCTGCTGTCACACCAAATAGCAATGCCAATCCAGCAACTACACAGCCTAGTAGTGATGCAGCTCAGGTAGCTCCCATCGAACCACAAGTAGCGCCAGTTGGTAAAACTCCTAAAGTTGGGGATGATTTAGCCTTTGCTGATCAAAGCATTCCCAAATGGGAGCAAGGCTCTACTGCCAATGTACCTAATTTACCTTTCAAACAAACTGAACAGACTGAAATTGCTCAGGTAGACTCCTACGCCAGATTGAGAACAGCTCTTCAGCAGCAATACCCCAATTCGCAAGAAAAAGCAGTCATTCGCAGCACGATTTCCACAGATAAACAAGGTCTTGAAGGTACAGTTTTGGGTGTATTGGTAGTAGATGCGGAAGGCAAAGTCTTAGATATCCAATTCCAAGACAGGTCAGTTTCTCCAGAATTACAACTCAAAACCAGACAATATTTTACTCAAAATGCACCTAAAGGAGATAAGCAAATCAGCCGTTATCCGTTTAGTTTGAGTTTCCAACATAATAGCGGTAATTCGGGTGCAGCTAATCAAGAAAAAACTCCAGCTGTAGTTCTCCCCAAACCAAGTGCGACTCCAGCAGTTAATGATGCTCAACCGACAACTACACCAGCAGTTACTCCCAAACCTTTACCACAACTACAACTTAACCGAAATCAGCCTCAGACAACTGCGCCCACACCAACACCAGCAGCTACTGTTAAACCATCTACTGAGTCTACAGTAGACAAAGATGAGTTATCCTCTTCAGTAGAATCTGGTCAAGAACTCATACGCAAACTACAAAAATTGCGTGAAACTCAACAGCAACGGCAAAGCTCTAATTCTTTAAAAAACTAAAATGGGATTAGTGCTAAAAAACATTAAGAAATGATGAATGATTAATTGTGAAATTAATCATTCATCGAAAATATAATTTATGAGATTGGGTGTAGAGAATTTGCCTCTACAAGATGGGTTTTAGGTTGAATAAACTTAGTTTTCCCCATTACCTACTCCCTACTTACCAATCTTGCTCTGCCTTTTGGAAAACGTAGGCAGCAACCTCCAGAATTTCTTGCTCGCTCAACTTGTTTTTAAAGGCAGGCATAGCATTCTTACCATTTTCTACTTGATGAATAATTGCTTCTATGGCGTTATTGTTGTAATCGTTCAAATACTGTGATAGTGCTTCTTTTTTCAAGGTTTTTTTAGAAACGAGAATATTGCCACCGCCGATGTGACAAGAAGCACAATTATTAGTAAAAATTTTTGCCCCTTTGGATGTTTCGGCTGCTAGAACTGGATTGGTAAATGTAAGTTGCAGTATAGCGATCGCTAACCATAACATTAATAAGAATATTCTCAAGATAG carries:
- a CDS encoding cation:proton antiporter — its product is MEASFEVTLQMVITVVAGISAQVLAAYFRVPSIVLLLLLGIVLGSDGLGVLHPQLLGTGLEVIVALATAIILFEGGLNLDLRELGRVSLSLQLLVTLGTLVTLIGGSMAAHWLGEFPWNIAFLYASIVVVTGPTVIGPLLKQINVDRQVATLLEGEGVLIDPVGAILAFVVLDTIVNGDADPINAIIGLLMRLGVGGAIGAVGGYLMSLIFKRATFLSFEVKNLVVLAVLWGLFTLAQMIRSESGVMTTVVAGAVFANSSVPEERLLRSFKGQLTILSVSVLFILLAADLSIASVLALGWGSLFTVLVLMFVVRPVNILLCTWNSDLNWRQKLFLSWVAPRGIVSASVASLFAILLTQHGINGGDAIKALVFLTIIMTVVCQGLTAGWVAECLQITSHEATGAVIVGCNPLSLLIARFFQERGENVVLIDTEPEYLAQAEAQNIRVIASSALDAEVLEEAGLASMGTFVAMTNNGEVNFVVAQRAAEEFNPPRVLAVFPRDPQANNSANNKVQQAFVADLAVKTWNEYLNSGRVKLGTTTLNESEFTQQQERIQEKIRTGVLVPLLVEREERLQITPANQEWEIGDRIIYLLYDPRPNLLKRLSGASQSTPLALERLPELEELPLAKLAQLSASDAPGS
- a CDS encoding cytochrome b N-terminal domain-containing protein; translation: MQTTQFDRILRRIATILAVVILSLCLIYVSTGILLSFYYEPTAGGAYNSLRMIDTEVAYGWLFHRAHDLAGNIMIAIALVQIVVMFLGRQFRNSWLVAWVSGIFFTLSAIGLDWTAMILDWTQEGYWRFNIELGNIEAIPVIGSQLRDILTGGGAISSITVQHLYTLHSYIITVVAIVLAVVHLAALLWQERQMYTQPVDETIQLPGASLAES
- a CDS encoding esterase/lipase family protein, coding for MPLPTIIVPGYLESAIAYHQLETSLKQLGFPTFTVPLRRRDWIPTIGGRPITPILQQLDRTVKQALQQYNATQINLIGHSAGGWISRIYLGEQPYAVSVWNAHPLVATLVTLGTPHTSQERWTRRNLDFVNNNYPGAFYPSVNYICVAGKTTFGERRRGGWLAYSSYQLTCGQGNTWGDGITPIAAAHLTGAENLVIAGVRHSPRSPGVWYGSPEPLKIWGQYLI
- the petJ gene encoding cytochrome c6 PetJ gives rise to the protein MRIFLLMLWLAIAILQLTFTNPVLAAETSKGAKIFTNNCASCHIGGGNILVSKKTLKKEALSQYLNDYNNNAIEAIIHQVENGKNAMPAFKNKLSEQEILEVAAYVFQKAEQDW